Proteins from a genomic interval of Microbacterium esteraromaticum:
- a CDS encoding murein hydrolase activator EnvC family protein: MRSSALVPHSIRRSPVRAPVRWQRRAADGRMLLLVRVALIGALLGLGCLGTVRADAVVADAARVADATGSADTDVDAPGFPWRWPVGGARRVVEPFRAPAHDYGPGHRGMDIAVVPGADVHAPAGGVVAFRGTVVDRPLVTIDHGSGFVSTWEPVSSSLAPGDVVTAGAVIGAVAEGGHTVRGAMHIGVRVDGEYVNPLPLFGQVPRAVLLPCCSAVP; the protein is encoded by the coding sequence ATGCGTTCATCTGCTCTCGTCCCGCACTCGATCCGCCGCTCCCCCGTCCGCGCGCCCGTGCGGTGGCAGAGACGCGCAGCAGACGGCCGGATGCTCCTGCTGGTGCGGGTCGCACTCATCGGCGCCTTGCTGGGCCTTGGCTGCCTGGGAACGGTGCGCGCCGACGCCGTCGTTGCCGACGCGGCGCGTGTGGCGGATGCTACGGGGTCCGCCGATACCGATGTCGATGCGCCGGGCTTCCCGTGGCGGTGGCCGGTAGGCGGTGCGCGGCGCGTCGTCGAGCCGTTCCGAGCACCGGCGCATGACTACGGGCCGGGCCACCGCGGTATGGACATCGCCGTCGTCCCGGGTGCGGATGTGCATGCTCCGGCGGGTGGCGTGGTGGCATTCCGCGGCACCGTGGTGGATCGTCCGCTGGTGACCATCGACCACGGGTCCGGATTCGTCAGCACCTGGGAACCGGTGTCGTCATCGCTGGCGCCCGGCGACGTCGTCACCGCGGGCGCCGTGATCGGTGCGGTCGCCGAGGGGGGTCACACCGTGCGCGGCGCGATGCACATCGGGGTGCGCGTCGACGGGGAGTACGTCAATCCGTTGCCGCTGTTCGGGCAGGTGCCGCGGGCGGTTCTGCTGCCGTGCTGCTCAGCTGTGCCGTGA